A single window of Flagellimonas maritima DNA harbors:
- the rocD gene encoding ornithine--oxo-acid transaminase has protein sequence MAVLEHLTSQQAIDLENKYGAQNYHPLPVVLSRGEGVYVWDIEGKKYYDFLSAYSAVNQGHCHPKIIEALKNQAENLTLTSRAFYNDVLGKYEEFATNFFGYDRLLPMNTGAEAVETAMKLARKWAYEKKGVPANQAKIIVCQNNFHGRTISIISASNDPIATENFGPFTPGIVSIRYNDINALQEALKDENVAAFLVEPIQGEAGVYVPDDNYIREAFDLCKSKNVLFMADEVQTGIARTGRLLATCGNCSCPDKNCSGTPDVKPDVLILGKAISGGVLPVSAVLANSDVMEVIRPGNHGSTFGGNPLSCVVAIAALEVVRDENLAENAFELGQLFREEMEKLIEETNLVRLVRGKGLLNAIVINDSEDSSTAWDICMALKENGLLAKPTHGNIIRFAPPLVMTKEELMDCVDIIVKTIKEFDK, from the coding sequence ATGGCTGTTTTAGAACATTTGACTTCGCAACAAGCGATAGATTTAGAAAACAAATATGGCGCACAAAACTATCACCCACTACCTGTTGTTTTAAGCAGGGGAGAAGGTGTGTATGTTTGGGACATTGAAGGCAAAAAGTATTATGATTTTCTTTCCGCGTATTCTGCTGTAAACCAAGGGCATTGTCACCCAAAAATTATTGAGGCTCTGAAAAACCAAGCTGAAAATTTGACCCTTACTTCCAGGGCATTCTATAATGATGTATTGGGCAAATACGAAGAATTTGCGACCAATTTCTTTGGTTATGACAGACTATTGCCTATGAATACGGGTGCCGAAGCCGTTGAAACTGCCATGAAGTTGGCTAGAAAATGGGCATATGAGAAAAAGGGGGTTCCAGCAAACCAGGCTAAAATAATTGTCTGTCAAAACAACTTTCATGGGCGTACAATTTCAATCATATCTGCGTCCAATGATCCTATTGCAACGGAAAATTTTGGACCCTTCACTCCTGGTATTGTTTCAATTCGTTATAATGATATCAATGCCCTGCAGGAAGCTTTAAAAGATGAAAATGTTGCGGCATTTTTGGTTGAGCCCATACAGGGTGAAGCTGGGGTTTACGTTCCTGACGATAATTATATTAGGGAAGCCTTTGATCTATGCAAATCCAAGAACGTACTTTTTATGGCCGATGAGGTACAGACAGGTATAGCACGTACTGGACGCTTACTGGCTACCTGTGGTAATTGTTCATGTCCAGATAAAAATTGCTCCGGTACTCCAGATGTAAAACCAGATGTCTTGATTTTGGGAAAAGCAATTTCTGGTGGTGTATTGCCCGTTTCTGCTGTTTTGGCAAACAGTGATGTAATGGAAGTAATCCGCCCGGGAAACCATGGTTCAACATTTGGAGGAAATCCTTTGTCCTGTGTTGTGGCCATAGCGGCTCTGGAAGTAGTTAGGGATGAGAATTTGGCGGAAAATGCTTTTGAGTTGGGTCAGTTGTTTCGTGAAGAAATGGAAAAACTAATAGAAGAGACCAACTTAGTACGTTTGGTACGAGGTAAAGGACTGCTCAATGCAATAGTAATCAATGATTCTGAAGATAGTTCCACAGCATGGGATATTTGTATGGCTCTAAAAGAAAATGGTCTATTGGCCAAACCGACCCATGGTAATATCATACGTTTTGCTCCACCTTTGGTGATGACCAAAGAAGAATTGATGGATTGTGTTGATATTATTGTAAAAACGATTAAAGAGTTTGATAAATAG
- a CDS encoding amidohydrolase family protein, whose amino-acid sequence MLKLQLTYCTFLISIFIFSQENQLKALVGGTLIDGFGSNPIKNSIILIEGDRIKEVGTIETLSIPQNAEVISTEGMSILPGLWDMHVHTMINGHADYTYWDKTYPPLFKDVIMPSSAHQLLMAGVTSARDLGGPLEESIAVRDAINKGEIPGATLYVSGPFIQHKPYPGTEDFRWGVNGAEDGRKKIRKLANAGVDVIKLIDQDKMKMDEVKAVVDEAHKNDLKVVAHSHRPEEIRRGLIAGADCFEHTGLSSAPKYPDDIMEMIRERTADMSQGPLFWCPTVEGLYNYEYVRDNGEHLDNDSWHRGLPDSVITDIKNSIKHPDRLPYFQLTPSRKPTLKTKIHQLIDAGVVLMIGTDSGIPMKFHSQSTWNELDVWVNEFGIDPMYAIRGATYWPAFWMGVADEVGTVTPGKYADIIAVKGDVLRHISLLQNVDIVIKHGKQYK is encoded by the coding sequence ATGCTTAAACTTCAATTAACTTACTGCACTTTTTTAATTTCAATTTTTATTTTTTCGCAAGAGAATCAACTTAAAGCTTTGGTTGGAGGGACTCTAATAGATGGTTTTGGCTCTAATCCAATCAAAAACAGTATTATTTTAATAGAGGGTGATCGAATAAAAGAGGTCGGTACCATAGAAACTTTGTCAATACCCCAAAATGCTGAAGTGATTTCTACAGAAGGCATGAGCATACTTCCCGGTCTTTGGGATATGCATGTACACACTATGATTAACGGTCACGCCGATTATACATATTGGGATAAAACATATCCGCCTTTATTTAAAGATGTGATAATGCCCTCTTCCGCACACCAACTTTTAATGGCAGGTGTTACAAGTGCTCGTGATTTAGGTGGGCCTCTGGAAGAAAGTATAGCGGTTAGGGATGCTATTAATAAAGGTGAAATTCCTGGAGCAACATTATATGTATCAGGTCCTTTTATACAACATAAACCTTATCCTGGGACAGAGGATTTTCGATGGGGAGTCAATGGTGCCGAAGATGGAAGAAAAAAAATCAGAAAATTGGCAAATGCGGGCGTCGACGTTATCAAGCTTATTGATCAAGATAAAATGAAAATGGATGAAGTAAAAGCAGTGGTAGACGAAGCCCATAAAAATGATTTAAAAGTAGTTGCACATAGCCACAGACCAGAAGAGATTCGTAGAGGTTTAATAGCAGGCGCCGATTGTTTTGAGCATACAGGTCTGTCATCTGCTCCAAAATATCCTGATGATATCATGGAAATGATTAGGGAACGTACTGCGGATATGAGCCAAGGCCCTTTGTTTTGGTGTCCCACCGTTGAAGGATTGTACAATTATGAGTATGTCAGGGATAATGGAGAACATTTGGATAATGACTCTTGGCACAGGGGATTGCCAGATTCGGTTATTACCGATATAAAAAATAGCATAAAACACCCTGATAGGTTACCCTACTTTCAATTGACACCTTCAAGAAAACCTACATTAAAAACCAAAATCCATCAGTTGATAGATGCAGGAGTTGTACTTATGATAGGCACGGATAGTGGTATTCCCATGAAATTTCATAGTCAATCCACTTGGAACGAACTGGATGTATGGGTTAATGAATTTGGTATTGATCCAATGTATGCAATTAGGGGAGCTACCTATTGGCCAGCATTTTGGATGGGAGTTGCGGATGAAGTGGGGACAGTTACTCCTGGTAAATATGCCGATATCATTGCGGTAAAAGGGGATGTGCTCAGGCACATTAGCTTATTGCAAAATGTGGATATCGTTATCAAACATGGGAAACAATATAAATAG
- a CDS encoding THUMP domain-containing class I SAM-dependent RNA methyltransferase, which yields MTGNFKMLAKTFYGFEPLLARELRNLGAGNVEEGVRNVVFEGDTGFLYKANICLRTALKIMKPIAKFRVFNEKDLYRQVYALDWDHFFDYNKTFAIDTTMNSEVFNNSLFVSQRAKDAIVDKFRDITRQRPSVNTHDPDIRINIHLYKNSCTVSLDSSGASLHQRGYRISTNIAPINEVLAAGLLLASGWDGNTNFLDPMCGSGTFLIEAGMIACNIPANINRESYSFMQWNDYNQELHKKIVAASLNKTREFHHKIIGYDKAPSATRKAQENVDNANLTEYVTIERKDFFRTEKPVDTKLHMVFNPPYGERLQIDVEDFYAKIGNTLKQSYPGTNAWLITSNLEALKHVGLRPSRKIKTFNGKLESRLVKYEMYEGSKKAKYKTDKL from the coding sequence ATGACAGGGAATTTTAAAATGTTGGCAAAGACCTTTTATGGTTTTGAACCTTTATTGGCAAGGGAATTGAGAAATCTTGGCGCAGGAAACGTTGAAGAAGGCGTTAGGAACGTTGTCTTTGAAGGGGATACAGGATTTTTATATAAAGCAAACATCTGTTTACGTACCGCATTGAAAATAATGAAGCCAATTGCAAAATTTAGGGTTTTCAATGAGAAAGATCTATATAGACAAGTTTACGCTCTTGACTGGGACCACTTTTTTGACTACAATAAAACTTTTGCCATCGATACTACAATGAATTCTGAAGTATTCAATAATTCTTTATTCGTTTCGCAAAGGGCAAAGGACGCTATTGTTGATAAATTTAGAGACATAACAAGACAGCGACCCAGTGTCAATACACATGATCCGGATATCAGAATCAACATTCACCTATATAAAAACTCTTGTACGGTTTCTTTGGATAGTTCCGGTGCATCTTTGCATCAAAGAGGTTATCGCATATCAACAAATATTGCACCTATAAATGAAGTTTTGGCAGCAGGTCTTTTATTGGCAAGTGGCTGGGACGGAAATACAAATTTTTTAGATCCCATGTGTGGGAGTGGCACTTTTTTAATAGAAGCGGGTATGATTGCTTGCAATATTCCAGCAAACATTAATCGAGAATCTTATTCTTTTATGCAATGGAACGATTATAATCAAGAACTGCACAAAAAGATTGTTGCGGCAAGTCTCAATAAAACCCGAGAGTTCCATCATAAGATAATTGGTTATGATAAAGCTCCTTCTGCTACAAGAAAAGCACAAGAAAATGTAGATAATGCTAATTTGACCGAATATGTGACCATTGAGCGCAAAGATTTCTTTAGGACAGAAAAGCCTGTAGATACCAAATTACATATGGTTTTTAATCCCCCGTACGGTGAAAGGCTTCAGATTGATGTTGAAGATTTTTATGCCAAGATAGGAAATACGCTTAAGCAAAGCTATCCAGGTACAAACGCATGGTTAATTACGTCCAATCTTGAAGCTCTAAAACACGTGGGTCTTAGGCCTTCCAGAAAGATAAAGACGTTCAACGGTAAATTGGAATCTAGATTGGTCAAGTATGAGATGTACGAAGGCAGCAAAAAAGCCAAGTATAAAACGGATAAGTTATGA
- a CDS encoding VOC family protein, which translates to MKNTLINYIEFKARDLGAIKEFYHKTFGWVFTDYGPTYTAFSKSGIEGGFETTEEEITNGVLVVLYHENLKEIKNDIIAEGGKVTLDIFSFPGGRRFHFTDPSGNELAVWSDK; encoded by the coding sequence ATGAAAAATACTTTAATTAATTATATTGAATTTAAGGCCAGAGACCTTGGAGCAATCAAAGAGTTTTACCACAAAACCTTTGGATGGGTCTTTACCGATTATGGACCTACTTATACTGCATTTTCCAAAAGCGGCATTGAAGGAGGTTTTGAAACTACTGAAGAAGAAATAACAAATGGCGTTTTGGTGGTTCTCTACCACGAAAATCTTAAGGAGATTAAAAACGATATTATTGCTGAAGGAGGAAAAGTAACTCTGGATATCTTTTCTTTCCCTGGTGGTCGTAGATTTCATTTTACAGATCCATCCGGTAATGAACTGGCTGTCTGGTCAGACAAATAG
- a CDS encoding ZIP family metal transporter, which translates to MKFPYLWIFGVPIIAVWASFVFVLVIRPKNKKNIKLLLSFSGAFLLALTFFELLPEVYEDNDPKVIAVLILVGILLQVFLEFFSKGAEHGHMHFNLKENKFPLLLFLSLSLHALIEGTPVDVGNSIIYGIIIHKIPVAVILSIFLINSKMKTSFVLLFIGAFSLMTPLGSFISIKSPWVDNYGHLLTALAIGVFLHISTIILFESSQGHSFNLRKIVVIILGVGIAYLV; encoded by the coding sequence ATGAAATTTCCTTATTTATGGATTTTTGGTGTCCCAATAATTGCTGTTTGGGCAAGTTTCGTATTTGTTTTGGTAATTAGACCAAAAAACAAAAAGAACATTAAGCTTTTATTGTCTTTTAGTGGCGCTTTTTTGTTGGCATTAACTTTTTTTGAATTGCTGCCCGAAGTTTATGAAGACAATGACCCAAAAGTTATAGCAGTATTAATTTTGGTAGGGATTCTTCTTCAAGTCTTTTTGGAATTTTTTTCCAAAGGAGCAGAACATGGGCATATGCACTTTAATTTAAAAGAGAATAAATTTCCGTTGTTATTATTTTTAAGCCTCTCACTACATGCACTCATAGAAGGTACTCCAGTGGATGTTGGCAATTCTATTATTTACGGAATTATTATCCATAAAATCCCTGTTGCAGTAATTTTAAGCATCTTTTTGATAAATTCTAAAATGAAAACTAGTTTTGTTTTACTATTTATCGGAGCATTTTCCTTAATGACGCCTCTGGGAAGTTTTATTTCCATAAAATCGCCGTGGGTGGATAATTATGGTCATTTGTTGACGGCATTGGCGATTGGCGTATTTCTTCATATTTCCACAATTATTCTATTTGAAAGTTCGCAAGGGCACTCTTTTAATTTACGGAAGATTGTAGTAATTATTTTGGGTGTGGGGATAGCTTATTTAGTATAG
- the rlmD gene encoding 23S rRNA (uracil(1939)-C(5))-methyltransferase RlmD yields MRKKNRQQTFENVEVVDAGGKGKSVGKAPDGRIVFLSNAVPGDVVDVRVTKKRKAFFEGIATRFHHYSDKRTTPQCEHFGVCGGCKWQHMGYEHQLNFKQKEVENKLKRIGHLEIPTVTPILGSKKQYFYRNKMEFSFSSNRWLTESEINSEVQIEDKNALGFHIPGMWDKILDIKKCHLQEDPSNTIRLEVKDFAVKNGLSFFNPRKQEGLLRTMMLRTASTGEIMLLIQFFEDNKEKRELLLNHIETKFPEITSLQYVVNQKQNDTIYDQEIACYAGRDHIFEEMEGLQFKINAKSFYQTNSEQAYELYKITRNFAGLTGNELVYDLYTGTGTIAQFVAKNAKHVVGVESVPEAIEDAKENAVRNGISNVQFFVGDMKNVFNNAFIEENGKPDVVITDPPRDGMHKNVVDQLLKVAPEKIIYVSCNSATQARDLALLKEKYHVERVRPVDMFPQTHHVENVVLLKKRV; encoded by the coding sequence ATGCGAAAAAAGAACAGGCAACAAACTTTTGAAAATGTTGAGGTTGTAGATGCGGGTGGCAAAGGAAAATCAGTGGGTAAAGCTCCTGATGGAAGAATTGTTTTTCTATCCAATGCAGTGCCCGGCGATGTTGTGGATGTAAGGGTTACCAAAAAACGAAAAGCATTCTTTGAAGGAATTGCAACTCGTTTTCATCACTATTCAGACAAAAGAACAACGCCGCAATGTGAACATTTTGGCGTTTGTGGTGGATGTAAATGGCAACACATGGGTTACGAGCATCAACTCAATTTTAAACAAAAAGAGGTCGAGAACAAACTAAAACGCATAGGACACCTTGAAATACCGACCGTGACTCCTATCCTAGGGTCAAAAAAACAATACTTTTATCGAAATAAAATGGAGTTTTCGTTTTCGAGCAATCGTTGGTTGACAGAAAGCGAAATAAATTCAGAAGTTCAGATCGAAGATAAAAATGCGCTTGGTTTTCATATACCGGGAATGTGGGACAAGATCTTGGACATAAAAAAATGTCATCTGCAAGAAGACCCTTCAAACACAATTCGCTTGGAAGTAAAAGATTTTGCAGTCAAAAATGGACTTTCATTTTTCAATCCAAGAAAACAGGAAGGATTACTTCGCACAATGATGTTGAGGACTGCATCAACAGGAGAAATTATGTTGCTCATTCAGTTTTTTGAAGACAACAAAGAAAAACGCGAGCTACTTTTGAATCATATTGAAACTAAATTTCCTGAGATTACATCATTACAATATGTAGTGAACCAAAAACAAAATGACACAATCTATGACCAAGAGATAGCATGCTATGCAGGTCGCGACCATATTTTTGAGGAGATGGAAGGATTGCAATTTAAAATAAATGCCAAATCTTTTTATCAAACCAACTCAGAACAAGCCTACGAACTGTACAAGATCACTCGTAATTTTGCTGGGCTTACAGGAAATGAGTTGGTTTATGATCTATACACGGGCACGGGTACTATAGCACAATTTGTTGCCAAAAATGCGAAACATGTTGTTGGAGTAGAATCCGTTCCTGAAGCTATTGAAGATGCAAAAGAAAATGCCGTTCGCAATGGTATTTCCAATGTCCAATTTTTTGTGGGTGATATGAAAAATGTTTTTAATAACGCATTTATCGAAGAGAACGGTAAGCCCGATGTTGTAATTACGGACCCCCCCCGTGATGGAATGCACAAAAACGTAGTTGATCAGCTTCTTAAAGTTGCCCCGGAAAAAATAATTTACGTTAGTTGTAACAGTGCAACACAGGCTAGGGATTTAGCATTGTTAAAAGAAAAATATCATGTTGAAAGGGTACGGCCCGTTGACATGTTTCCACAGACCCATCACGTTGAAAATGTTGTACTTTTGAAAAAGCGGGTATAA
- a CDS encoding DUF6452 family protein, with translation MKKILPILLVSCLIGYFASCEKDDICVDGDTPLLVIGFFDAIDTTLSKDVPSLRIKEVILDTVINTIVDRSSSLDSIGIPLRINASSTTFAFITDSADDSDAETGNIDTLTINYETREAFISKACGIVANYNNLNITLPENEDNWIQDISISQQTIENSNNIHVKIFH, from the coding sequence ATGAAGAAAATACTTCCCATCTTACTTGTAAGCTGCTTAATCGGATATTTCGCATCGTGCGAGAAGGATGATATTTGCGTTGATGGCGACACCCCCCTGCTTGTTATCGGTTTTTTTGATGCGATAGATACAACATTATCCAAAGACGTCCCCTCACTTAGAATTAAGGAAGTGATTTTGGATACGGTCATTAATACGATAGTGGATAGGTCCAGTTCTTTGGATTCCATCGGTATCCCGCTCCGCATTAATGCTAGCAGTACCACTTTTGCGTTCATTACAGATTCTGCAGACGATTCGGACGCTGAAACCGGTAATATAGACACGTTGACAATCAATTATGAAACTCGAGAAGCTTTTATTTCCAAAGCATGTGGTATTGTTGCCAACTATAATAATTTAAATATTACACTGCCTGAAAATGAGGATAACTGGATTCAAGATATCAGTATCTCACAACAAACTATAGAAAATTCCAATAATATCCATGTCAAGATATTTCATTAG
- a CDS encoding S66 peptidase family protein, with protein sequence MIKRRKFINLTALLSTTALLPNITFPEKKDLDKNSRLLPKHLEKGNTIGLIAPGYAVSPETLKRIKKEVKEMGFIPFHTDRIHGNHGYFSNTDKERAADLNEMFANSKVDAILCARGGYGCTRIMQMIDYENIKLNPKILVGFSDITALLNGIQKETGLITFHGPVGSTIEDDYSQQEFTNTLMQPNYPQPITNVLLKDQEMINNPEYERYTITSGISTGKLVGGSLTLVNALVGTPHEIDFTDAIVCLEDVEEAPYRIDRMLTQLIEGASFKNAKGIVFGVFAGCNSSSNSKSFTLKEVIMDRIAPLQIPAAYGMSFGHVPNNFTFPIGINANWDADKMTLEILEKAVY encoded by the coding sequence ATGATAAAAAGGAGAAAATTCATCAACCTAACAGCTTTACTATCTACGACGGCACTCTTACCGAATATTACTTTTCCAGAAAAAAAAGATTTAGATAAAAATTCCAGATTACTACCAAAGCATTTAGAAAAAGGCAATACCATTGGCCTTATTGCACCGGGATATGCCGTTAGTCCAGAAACGCTCAAAAGAATAAAGAAAGAGGTGAAAGAAATGGGATTTATACCCTTTCATACGGACCGTATTCATGGCAACCACGGTTATTTTAGTAACACTGATAAAGAAAGGGCAGCAGACCTAAACGAAATGTTCGCCAACTCAAAAGTAGATGCAATTCTTTGTGCACGGGGTGGGTATGGCTGTACTCGTATTATGCAAATGATAGATTATGAGAATATAAAACTGAATCCCAAAATACTTGTAGGATTCAGCGATATTACAGCTTTATTGAACGGCATTCAAAAAGAAACCGGACTTATTACCTTTCATGGTCCCGTAGGTAGCACAATTGAGGATGATTACAGCCAACAAGAGTTTACAAATACATTGATGCAACCCAATTACCCACAACCAATCACCAATGTTCTGTTGAAGGATCAGGAAATGATAAATAATCCAGAATACGAACGCTATACCATTACATCGGGCATATCCACCGGAAAATTGGTTGGCGGCAGTCTTACCCTCGTAAATGCGCTTGTAGGAACACCACATGAAATAGATTTTACTGATGCCATCGTTTGTTTGGAAGATGTTGAAGAAGCTCCTTACCGAATAGATAGAATGCTAACACAACTCATTGAAGGCGCTAGCTTCAAAAATGCCAAAGGAATTGTTTTTGGAGTTTTTGCTGGTTGTAATTCAAGCTCCAATTCCAAATCTTTTACACTAAAAGAAGTAATTATGGACAGAATAGCGCCTTTGCAAATCCCTGCGGCCTACGGCATGAGTTTCGGACATGTACCAAATAATTTTACTTTTCCCATAGGCATAAATGCAAATTGGGATGCCGATAAAATGACTTTGGAAATTTTGGAAAAAGCAGTGTATTGA
- the trhA gene encoding PAQR family membrane homeostasis protein TrhA, with amino-acid sequence MTSIPKSLLVEEKWNAYSHAFGAVLAIVGFLILLKKDLNKEPFLKVSIIIYNVSLLLLFIASTIYHGITNPKLKRKLRVLDHISIYYLIAGTYTPVCLTILLDSKGWLLFYLVWGIAFFGTILKLFFTGKFEIFSLVLYGIMGWLIIIDYRFLSENISSEGLLLLGLGGAFYTIGITFYAIKKIPLNHLIWHFFVLGGAFSHWLMIYEIVH; translated from the coding sequence TTGACTTCCATCCCCAAATCTTTATTGGTAGAAGAAAAATGGAATGCATATTCGCATGCTTTTGGAGCGGTACTTGCTATCGTTGGATTTCTGATTTTACTTAAAAAAGATTTAAATAAAGAACCTTTTTTAAAAGTTAGTATCATTATTTACAATGTTTCACTTTTACTTTTGTTCATTGCGTCTACCATATACCATGGCATAACGAATCCAAAACTAAAAAGAAAACTTCGGGTTTTAGATCATATCAGTATCTACTATTTAATAGCTGGAACTTACACACCAGTTTGTTTGACCATACTATTGGATTCCAAAGGTTGGTTGCTTTTTTATCTAGTTTGGGGTATTGCATTCTTTGGAACAATATTAAAATTGTTTTTTACCGGTAAGTTTGAAATCTTTTCATTGGTACTTTATGGTATAATGGGATGGCTCATTATAATCGATTACAGGTTTCTTTCTGAAAACATATCGAGTGAAGGATTGTTACTTCTTGGATTAGGTGGTGCTTTTTATACTATAGGTATAACTTTTTATGCAATAAAAAAAATACCACTTAATCACTTAATCTGGCACTTTTTTGTACTTGGTGGAGCTTTTAGTCATTGGTTAATGATTTATGAAATAGTTCATTGA
- a CDS encoding trypsin-like peptidase domain-containing protein gives MENIRKSVFKIVTASGTGTGFTVSGHNQVITNYHVVKGEKVVAVEDYKKDRFVANVVMVNPEVDLAFLKIEGFENKETDISLQEEIIVANTQKVFINGYPFGMPYTITEGIVSSSSQPMGNRNYIQTDAAVNPGNSGGPMLNEAGVLIGVTTSKFNNADNVGFGIKHLDLIKEIEDFSSVENPVYSVKCNSCDSYTETESEFCNNCGNNMDISIWEEFEKSHFAQFVENALTELGINPVLGRAGRDYWEFHQGSALIRIFVFKRDYLVATSPLNNLPKKNIQELMTYLLEKNVEPYYLGIHENKIYISYRAHLSDIFTDHVDTVKENLKNLALKADDLDNFFADNYGCEMAIEAKEDM, from the coding sequence ATGGAAAATATAAGAAAATCAGTTTTCAAAATTGTAACTGCATCTGGTACCGGTACTGGATTCACAGTAAGCGGACACAACCAGGTAATTACGAATTACCATGTGGTCAAAGGCGAAAAAGTGGTAGCCGTAGAAGATTATAAAAAAGATAGGTTTGTGGCCAATGTGGTTATGGTAAATCCTGAAGTAGATTTAGCATTCTTAAAGATTGAAGGTTTTGAAAACAAAGAGACCGATATTTCCCTACAGGAAGAAATCATTGTGGCCAACACCCAAAAGGTATTTATAAATGGTTATCCCTTTGGCATGCCCTATACCATAACAGAAGGTATTGTTTCTTCTAGTAGTCAACCTATGGGAAATAGAAATTATATCCAAACAGATGCTGCCGTAAATCCAGGTAATTCCGGTGGCCCAATGTTGAACGAAGCTGGAGTCCTCATCGGTGTAACGACTTCAAAGTTCAACAACGCGGACAATGTAGGATTTGGAATAAAGCATTTGGACTTGATTAAGGAAATTGAAGACTTTTCCTCCGTTGAAAATCCGGTTTACAGTGTAAAATGTAATTCTTGCGACAGTTATACGGAGACAGAATCTGAATTTTGCAACAACTGTGGAAATAACATGGATATTTCCATTTGGGAAGAATTTGAAAAGAGCCATTTTGCACAGTTTGTAGAAAATGCCCTTACAGAGCTGGGAATAAATCCCGTTTTAGGAAGAGCAGGTAGAGATTATTGGGAATTTCATCAAGGCAGTGCCCTAATTCGAATCTTTGTTTTTAAACGGGATTACTTAGTTGCTACATCGCCATTGAATAATCTACCCAAAAAGAACATTCAAGAATTGATGACTTACTTACTAGAAAAAAATGTAGAACCTTACTATTTGGGAATACATGAAAACAAGATTTATATCTCTTACAGGGCACATCTTTCTGATATTTTTACGGACCACGTAGATACCGTGAAAGAGAATTTGAAGAATTTGGCCCTTAAAGCAGATGATTTGGATAATTTCTTTGCGGACAATTACGGCTGTGAAATGGCCATAGAAGCCAAGGAAGATATGTAA
- a CDS encoding DUF6048 family protein — MSRYFISLFFIFISFVLSGQDKTIDLQPKDTVEYKQEYGLRVGADLNRLLFSFIDEDYTGFELVGDYRLTQKMYLAAELGNEQKTQTEGVGNSPLYNFTSSGSYIKLGVDLNTYENWYGMNNAITIGGRYAFSSFSQTLNEYNIFNSNRLFNPDGFLVGAQEGEEFSGLSASWLEFVLGLKVELFANIYVGMSARMGFLITNTEEERFPNLWIPGFNRVTDGSNFGVSYNYSISYFIPLYKKSKKKKDDKPEKKDEF, encoded by the coding sequence ATGTCAAGATATTTCATTAGTCTTTTTTTCATTTTTATTTCCTTTGTGCTCAGCGGCCAAGATAAAACTATTGACCTTCAACCAAAGGACACAGTTGAATATAAACAAGAATATGGATTAAGGGTTGGAGCCGATTTAAATAGATTGTTGTTTTCTTTTATTGATGAGGATTATACTGGATTTGAACTGGTCGGTGATTATCGCCTTACACAGAAAATGTATCTGGCAGCTGAACTTGGAAACGAACAAAAAACCCAGACAGAAGGTGTGGGCAACAGCCCTCTTTATAATTTCACTTCTTCCGGCAGCTATATAAAGCTTGGTGTAGATTTGAATACCTATGAAAATTGGTATGGCATGAACAATGCCATTACTATAGGTGGGCGTTATGCTTTTTCGAGTTTTAGCCAAACTTTAAATGAATACAACATTTTTAATAGCAATCGTTTATTCAATCCTGATGGGTTTTTAGTAGGAGCACAGGAGGGTGAGGAATTTAGCGGTCTAAGTGCTTCTTGGTTGGAATTTGTGTTGGGTTTGAAGGTAGAACTTTTTGCCAATATTTACGTTGGCATGAGTGCACGAATGGGCTTTTTGATTACGAATACTGAAGAGGAGCGTTTTCCCAACCTTTGGATTCCAGGATTTAATAGAGTAACGGATGGCAGTAACTTTGGGGTTAGCTATAACTATTCCATCTCCTATTTTATTCCCCTTTACAAAAAATCAAAAAAGAAGAAAGATGATAAACCAGAAAAAAAGGATGAGTTTTAA